The following coding sequences are from one Nicotiana tomentosiformis chromosome 3, ASM39032v3, whole genome shotgun sequence window:
- the LOC138907499 gene encoding uncharacterized protein has protein sequence MQKSYVDKKARVVAFMEGEKVLLRVSPLKGVMRFGKKGKLSHRHIGPFEVLERVGKVDYKLPLPPSLLGVLSEFHVSILWKCYEDLSHVLDFTSVQLDKDLTYDEGPVAILDRQVWKLRSKNFTSVKV, from the coding sequence AtgcaaaagagttatgttgataAGAAGGCTCGTGTTGTGGCAttcatggagggtgagaaggttcttcttcgagtttcacctttgaagggtgtgatgagatttgggaagaagggaaagttgagccatcGGCATATTGGTCCTTTCGAGGTATTGGAGAGAGTTGGTAAAGTGGACTACAAGCTTCCCTTGCCACCCAGTTTATTGGGAGTTCTTTCGGAGTTTCATGTTTCCATACTTTGGAAGTGCTATGAGGAtctgtcacatgtgttggatttcactTCAGtgcagttggataaggatttgacttatgatgaagggccagtggccattttggataggcaggtttggaagttgaggtcgaagaatttTACATCAGTAAAGGTTTAG